A genomic region of Haliaeetus albicilla chromosome 8, bHalAlb1.1, whole genome shotgun sequence contains the following coding sequences:
- the LOC104323366 gene encoding granzyme E translates to MSLTSVVSWSLVSGYKTLLGAGRDPSCSLTSKGSTEAENAVMKHLQKLLLSLLLVTCPPATANYSWNRMDRGGEAKTHSTPYVAYLQGKNNHFCGGFLVAPNWVMTAAQCFVHKPLTVILGAHTIQRREESWQTFEVQEYHCHPDFMNPKKGNDILLLKLKGNATSNSYVRTIAFEKSKVPGGTVCSIAGWGYKTPAATLREATITIIKQRDCLNHYPGLADNLICGRSGSAGVPEKGDAGDPLVCNNKAYGIFSYRHNNWPGFYTHIAPYLAWVNSVMKSA, encoded by the exons ATGAGTCTGACTTCTGTGGTTTCCTGGAGTCTAGTCTCAGGCTATAAAACCTTGCTGGGAGCAGGAAGAgaccccagctgcagcctcacCTCCAAGGGATCCACTGAAGCAGAGAACGCTGTGATGAAGCACCTGCAGAAactcctgctctccctcctgctggTGACCTGCCCCCCGGCTACAGCCA ATTATTCCTGGAATCGGATGGATAGAGGAGGTGAAGCCAAAACCCACTCCACACCCTACGTGGCCTATCTGCAAGGAAAGAACAACCATTTCTGCGGAGGCTTCCTAGTGGCCCCGAACTGGGTGATGACAGCAGCTCAGTGCTTCGT ACACAAACCTCTGACTGTCATCCTTGGAGCCCACACAATccagaggagagaggaaagctgGCAAACATTCGAAGTCCAAGAATATCACTGCCATCCAGACTTCATGAATCCTAAGAAGGGAAATGACATCCTCTTGCTGAAG CTGAAAGGCAATGCCACCAGCAACAGCTATGTTAGGACCATTGCCTTTGAAAAATCAAAAGTCCCTGGTGGGACTGTGTGCAGCATAGCCGGCTGGGGCTACAAAACACCTGCTGCCACATTACGCGAAGCCACCATCACCATCATCAAACAAAGGGACTGCCTCAACCACTACCCTGGACTTGCCGACAACTTGATTTGTGGCCGCAGTGGATCTGCTGGAGTACCTGAAAAG GGTGATGCTGGGGATCCACTCGTCTGCAACAACAAAGCCTACGGCATCTTCTCCTATAGGCATAACAACTGGCCCGGTTTCTACACACACATTGCTCCTTACCTTGCCTGGGTCAACAGTGTCATGAAGTCAGCATGA
- the LOC104323364 gene encoding mast cell protease 1A — MCQPQPLLALLLLLSCAWANASALRGQIVGGHEAQPHSHPYMAYLKVGMLACGGFLVAPDWVMTAAHCMGNATVILGAHNIHEPETTQQIRGVIRYYQHPEYDPNTISNDIMLLKLTAKATLNDYVKTIPLPKTSSDLPTGTKCSIAGWGLIDDDQATNKLFETKVSIYSRRKCIHFYPHLDTGMVCAGSFHELSDSSQGDSGGPLVCNKVAQGIVSFGYNTPPGVYTRISNYLPWIKKILKK; from the exons AtgtgccagccccagccacTGCTGGCCCTGCTACTCCTGCTTTCCTGCGCATGGGCCAATGCCA GTGCTCTACGGGGTCAGATTGTGGGGGGCCACGaggctcagccccactcccacCCTTACATGGCCTACCTAAAGGTAGGGATGTTAGCCTGCGGAGGCTTCCTCGTGGCCCCTGACTGGGTGATGACAGCTGCACACTGCATGGG GAATGCCACAGTCATACTGGGGGCTCACAACATCCACGAACCAGAAACAACCCAGCAGATCCGGGGAGTTATCAGATATTACCAGCACCCTGAATACGACCCCAACACCATCTCTAACGACATCATGCTGCTCAAG CTGACAGCAAAGGCCACTCTCAATGACTACGTCAAGACCATTCCACTGCCCAAGACCAGCAGCGACCTCCCCACAGGCACCAAGTGCAGCATAGCTGGATGGGGCCTGATTGACGATGACCAGGCAACCAACAAGCTCTTTGAAACCAAAGTCTCCATCTACAGCCGCAGGAAATGCATCCACTTCTATCCACATCTCGACACCGGCATGGTGTGTGCAGGCAGCTTCCACGAGCTCAGTGATTCCAGCCAG GGAGATTCTGGTGGGCCCCTGGTATGCAATAAGGTGGCACAAGGCATCGTTTCCTTTGGGTACAACACCCCACCTGGGGTCTACACCCGCATCTCCAACTACTTGCCCTGGatcaaaaaaatcctgaagaagtag